The region TAAATTAGAAACGATTCATCAGTGTTTTAACTTACAAGAATTAGGAGTGACGGATGAAGTTCATTCCGATGTGGAACGTGATTTATTAAAAGTGGCGGTGATTGAACGTCATCATTTGACGAATAACATTGGACTGGGAGTGCTCAAAGGCTTAAAGTTAAAAAAAGGTGCCATTGCCACGACCATTTCACACGATTCACATAATTTAATTGTATGTGGGACAAATGATGAAGAGATGCTCTTTGCATCAAGACAATTGCAACAAATGGGTGGAGGCATTATCGTGGTTTGTGAAGGAAAAGTATTAGCTTCTTTAACACTAGAAATTGGTGGTTTAATTACCAATCGCGCCGCATGTGATGTCATTGAAGAATTAAAATTATTACATGAAGCCATTGAAATGATTGCACCAAGTCTTGATTTTAATCCTTTTTTGACGCTTTCGTTTTTAACGCTACCAGTTATTCCGGCAATTAAATTAACAGATAAAGGTTTGTTTGATGTGATGAAATTTGACTTTATTTCTGTTGTCTCATAAAAAGTGTTCGCTATAGCGAACACTTTTTATAATGGCTCATATAATAAGTTGATGGGGGCCGGTTTAAAAAGAGGAGGGAGAGAGACGATGAATATTAAAACCATACAAGTGGTCATTTTAAATCATAAGACCTCTTCTATTGAAAAATTTGCAAGAAATGCAAAAGCTATTCAATATTATCAAGATGGAGAAAGTGCCAATTTGGTGAATGATTTATATCATCATTGGTTCGGCATTAATGAAGCCTGTATTGTTGCTCATCATTTAGCTTCATTAAGTGATAATCAAGAGGAAATTAATTATGTCGTGGCCGTCAATCCGTTTAAAGCAGGGGTGTCTTACGATGTCCAAAAGATAAATGGCAGGCGACTTCGTTTTGTGTTTATCTTTTTTGAGGTCCAAGAGTCAGAGGCTAGACAGTATGTGTATGAATATTTAAAGGATCTCCTTCTGAATAATAAAACGCAGCCAGTTGAAGTAGATGTCGACTACCATAATGTCAATTTTTATTAAATCCATAAAAATATAGGTCATGTTTTATTTGTTTCGACAATATAATTAAGAGAGAGTCTAGGTCACCAACGTAAGAAAAAATGAGGTGAAATCATGCTAAATTTTTTAAATAATATGAATTTATTGCCGACAAATTTTATTGTGGCTAATATTGTCGAAGTTTTAAAAGAGGATCCTGAAAATGGGGTAGATAAACTATATGAGATGTCGCAAAATTTCATTACTGATCCTCAAATTCAACAAACCGTTAAAGAAATAAAATCGTATTATGATAGCCATCCTTCGATTAAACGGTATATTAAAAATATGGTGTATAATACGCATAAAAATGTATTAAACCACTTTTTACAAAATATCGCGGTTAAAGAAGCATGGGAAGGCATCAATAAGCGAGAACAGGCAAGTCAAAAATATCAAGTTCAAATTCCGTATGCATTGATGCTTGATATTGGAATGGACTGTCAATTAAACTGTAAGGATTGTTACTACCCTCATGACCACTCGTTCTCGATGCCATTAAGTGAAATTGATCGATTAGTCTTCGAAGCAAAAGAAATTGGAATTCATTTGATTATTTTAAGTGGGGGAGACCCTGTTTTAAATGATGGGTTGTTAAAGTTGTATGAGAAATATTCAGATGTTGAGTTTATTGTATTTACGAATGGGACATCAATGAACACAGAGCGTTGCCAGCGCCTTGTCAATCTCGGGAATGTGTTGCCGATGATCGTGCTTGAAGGGGAAGCGAATGAGATGAAAGAGCAGGTGAATCCAGGCTTATATCATCA is a window of Turicibacter sanguinis DNA encoding:
- a CDS encoding radical SAM protein — translated: MLNFLNNMNLLPTNFIVANIVEVLKEDPENGVDKLYEMSQNFITDPQIQQTVKEIKSYYDSHPSIKRYIKNMVYNTHKNVLNHFLQNIAVKEAWEGINKREQASQKYQVQIPYALMLDIGMDCQLNCKDCYYPHDHSFSMPLSEIDRLVFEAKEIGIHLIILSGGDPVLNDGLLKLYEKYSDVEFIVFTNGTSMNTERCQRLVNLGNVLPMIVLEGEANEMKEQVNPGLYHQIFETFDLLKSQGLLFGVVTPLKATNLEKVVSDRFILPLIKHGSRLQLYVSTHQPKSGEELTPKMNQWLERQLNDMRRMRPYMAVHLQSYSPFIGRCVIGPLAYNTMLESMNQVVEIPQFNTKMINGARLVQVLKQYQI